A genome region from Cucurbita pepo subsp. pepo cultivar mu-cu-16 chromosome LG02, ASM280686v2, whole genome shotgun sequence includes the following:
- the LOC111788000 gene encoding uncharacterized protein LOC111788000 isoform X2, producing the protein MIGMGEEDQKRRCFNHRFGSFGTIGGISGRSSSKKLKPKPRKVPQRGLGVAQLERIRLEEQQKNGSGAAIFSSPSPLSPTKSSSYMSLPIPGFRQSNRSSSSSSSSFLSLPPVSLSSSTLMFGPPLPVLNMAVKDSFTVPLVDQANSGGSETGLSAVSILEQGNALKWHSSCEYSLEKENCGFHPGQAFRSNFDFPYEVSPPWPSPELLQRAQQNHSPSPMVNVSSTTSQSSGLNTQIEPPSNQSYCYGNYSTIWADKEEKMVGTNRLSLFNPNNPTDPTFNYNHSSLAIPNRSNDSTSHGSGSAPSCREVHTPSSLENDKEDADLKGNFLSLAWTSCPSSNNVNCPPTYPLLQNHMHSDHPFQGGGRRGRSTGKQPFYSFLPPAEARTRRENEMAVNNKFKGEAGERVDLDLKL; encoded by the exons ATGATAGGAATGGGCGAAGAAGACCAAAAACGGAGGTGTTTTAATCATAGATTTGGGAGTTTTGGGACAATTGGTGGTATTAGTGGTAGATCTTCTTCTAAGAAACTAAAGCCGAAGCCTAGGAAAGTTCCTCAAAGAGGGCTTGGTGTTGCACAGCTTGAGAGGATTAGATTAGAAGAACAGCAGAAGAATGGTTCTGGTGCTGCTATTTTTTCATCTCCTTCTCCATTATCACCAACTAAATCCTCCTCTTATATGTCGTTACCGATCCCCGGTTTTCGCCAATCCAATCGTTCTTCAtcttcgtcttcgtcttcGTTCCTCTCGCTCCCTCCAGTGAGTCTCTCCTCTTCCACCTTAATGTTTGGACCTCCTCTGCCTGTTCTTAACATGGCTGTTAAAGATTCTTTCACTGTTCCATTGGTGGATCAAGCAAATAGTGGTGGATCTGAAACTGGGTTGTCTGCAGTTTCTATTTTGGAGCAGGGAAATGCTCTCAAATGGCATAGCTCTTGTGAATACTCTCTTGAGAAGGAGAATTGTGGGTTCCATCCCGGTCAGGCGTTTCGTTCGAATTTCGATTTCCCTTATGAAGTTAGCCCTCCCTGGCCTTCCCCTGAACTCCTTCAAAGAGCTCAGCAGAATCATTCACCTTCTCCAATG GTGAATGTGTCTTCAACAACTTCACAGTCTTCTGGCCTTAATACCCAGATAGAGCCCCCTTCAAACCAAAGCTATTGTTATGGCAACTACTCAACCATCTGGGCAGACAAGGAAGAGAAG ATGGTTGGCACAAACAGATTGTCTCTCTTTAATCCAAACAATCCAACCGATCCGACTTTCAATTACAACCACTCTTCCTTAGCTATTCCAAATAGATCCAATGATTCTACTTCGCACGGCAGTGGAAGTGCACCGAGTTGTCG AGAGGTTCATACACCGAGTTCTTTGGAAAACGACAAAGAAGATGCTGACTTAAAAGGAAACTTCCTTAGCCTTGCTTGGACATCATGTCCAAGCTCGAACAATGTCAACTGCCCTCCAACTTATCCGCTTCTGCAGAACCATATGCATTCCGATCATCCTTTTCAG GGAGGAGGGAGACGCGGCAGGTCGACGGGAAAGCAGCCGTTCTACAGCTTCCTTCCACCTGCAGAGGCAAGAACGAGGAGAGAGAACGAGATGGCGGTGAACAACAAGTTCAAGGGCGAAGCTGGAGAAAGAGTTGATCTAGATTTGAAGCTGTAG
- the LOC111788000 gene encoding uncharacterized protein LOC111788000 isoform X1, whose product MIGMGEEDQKRRCFNHRFGSFGTIGGISGRSSSKKLKPKPRKVPQRGLGVAQLERIRLEEQQKNGSGAAIFSSPSPLSPTKSSSYMSLPIPGFRQSNRSSSSSSSSFLSLPPVSLSSSTLMFGPPLPVLNMAVKDSFTVPLVDQANSGGSETGLSAVSILEQGNALKWHSSCEYSLEKENCGFHPGQAFRSNFDFPYEVSPPWPSPELLQRAQQNHSPSPMVNVSSTTSQSSGLNTQIEPPSNQSYCYGNYSTIWADKEEKLQMVGTNRLSLFNPNNPTDPTFNYNHSSLAIPNRSNDSTSHGSGSAPSCREVHTPSSLENDKEDADLKGNFLSLAWTSCPSSNNVNCPPTYPLLQNHMHSDHPFQGGGRRGRSTGKQPFYSFLPPAEARTRRENEMAVNNKFKGEAGERVDLDLKL is encoded by the exons ATGATAGGAATGGGCGAAGAAGACCAAAAACGGAGGTGTTTTAATCATAGATTTGGGAGTTTTGGGACAATTGGTGGTATTAGTGGTAGATCTTCTTCTAAGAAACTAAAGCCGAAGCCTAGGAAAGTTCCTCAAAGAGGGCTTGGTGTTGCACAGCTTGAGAGGATTAGATTAGAAGAACAGCAGAAGAATGGTTCTGGTGCTGCTATTTTTTCATCTCCTTCTCCATTATCACCAACTAAATCCTCCTCTTATATGTCGTTACCGATCCCCGGTTTTCGCCAATCCAATCGTTCTTCAtcttcgtcttcgtcttcGTTCCTCTCGCTCCCTCCAGTGAGTCTCTCCTCTTCCACCTTAATGTTTGGACCTCCTCTGCCTGTTCTTAACATGGCTGTTAAAGATTCTTTCACTGTTCCATTGGTGGATCAAGCAAATAGTGGTGGATCTGAAACTGGGTTGTCTGCAGTTTCTATTTTGGAGCAGGGAAATGCTCTCAAATGGCATAGCTCTTGTGAATACTCTCTTGAGAAGGAGAATTGTGGGTTCCATCCCGGTCAGGCGTTTCGTTCGAATTTCGATTTCCCTTATGAAGTTAGCCCTCCCTGGCCTTCCCCTGAACTCCTTCAAAGAGCTCAGCAGAATCATTCACCTTCTCCAATG GTGAATGTGTCTTCAACAACTTCACAGTCTTCTGGCCTTAATACCCAGATAGAGCCCCCTTCAAACCAAAGCTATTGTTATGGCAACTACTCAACCATCTGGGCAGACAAGGAAGAGAAG TTACAGATGGTTGGCACAAACAGATTGTCTCTCTTTAATCCAAACAATCCAACCGATCCGACTTTCAATTACAACCACTCTTCCTTAGCTATTCCAAATAGATCCAATGATTCTACTTCGCACGGCAGTGGAAGTGCACCGAGTTGTCG AGAGGTTCATACACCGAGTTCTTTGGAAAACGACAAAGAAGATGCTGACTTAAAAGGAAACTTCCTTAGCCTTGCTTGGACATCATGTCCAAGCTCGAACAATGTCAACTGCCCTCCAACTTATCCGCTTCTGCAGAACCATATGCATTCCGATCATCCTTTTCAG GGAGGAGGGAGACGCGGCAGGTCGACGGGAAAGCAGCCGTTCTACAGCTTCCTTCCACCTGCAGAGGCAAGAACGAGGAGAGAGAACGAGATGGCGGTGAACAACAAGTTCAAGGGCGAAGCTGGAGAAAGAGTTGATCTAGATTTGAAGCTGTAG
- the LOC111788001 gene encoding sodium/calcium exchanger NCL-like, translating into MSRPPLYLIFLLIFFLFCGQSHSSRFASISSSSDLVSDGVNELQETPYLRLNSLESVSAPEESCEESYGFLPCTTSVLGNLFLIIVYGYLMFLAAKYLSTGSELLLEILGPGIVGGLFLPALGALPDAMLILVSGLAGSAEVAQSQVSVGMGLLAGSTVMLLTLIWGTCVIVGKCDLQDSVAIDLQDTKGFSLTESGVSTDIWTSYAARIMVISVVPFLVVQLPQLLNSTSGRHLAVLIALIISVSMFIIYCLYQVFQPWIQRRKLAFVKHKHVIFGLLRHLKQQALGRLLTESGEPDKEIIDKLFSRIDANKNGLLSASELRALIVGIQFEAIDLDHDDAVNKILSDFDTSRDSHVDATEFANGIIRWLAHVQGARTGRADDGPHTMKYLHNFHQETKREHDLLDVGEQSDEVVEGVEESKGVLIRAILFLLLGTAIAAAFADPLVDVVHNFSNATSIPAFFISFIALPLATNSSEAVSAIIFASRDKRKTASLTFSELYGAVTMNNVLCLSVFLALVYLRGLVWNFSSEVLVILVVTMIMGLLGSFRTAFPLWTALVALLLYPLSLVLVYVLDYVFGWS; encoded by the exons ATGTCCAGACCTCCTCTGTATCTCATCTTCctcctcattttcttcctcttctgtGGTCAATCCCACAGCAGTCGATttgcttccatttcttcttcctctgatcTGGTCTCCGATGGCGTCAATGAATTGCAGGAAACCCCTTATTTGCGGCTTAATTCGTTGGAATCTGTCTCTGCGCCGGAGGAATCTTGTGAGGAGTCTTATGGGTTTCTTCCATGTACCACCTCTGTTTTGGGGAATCTGTTCTTGATTATCGTTTATGGGTATTTGATGTTCTTGGCTGCTAAGTATTTGTCCACTGGAAGCGAGCTCTTGTTGGAGATCTTGGGACCTGGAATTGTTGGGGGATTGTTTCTTCCTGCGCTCGGTGCTCTTCCTGATGCTATGCTGATTCTCG tTTCTGGTCTTGCAGGAAGTGCTGAAGTGGCACAAAGCCAGGTTTCCGTGGGAATGGGCCTCTTAGCTGGTTCAACTGTCATGCTTCTCACACTCATCTGGGGCACATGTGTGATTGTCGGGAAGTGTGACCTTCAGGATTCAGTTGCCATAGATTTACAGGATACAAAAGGATTTAGCTTGACTG AATCTGGAGTGAGCACTGATATATGGACCAGCTATGCTGCCAGGATTATGGTTATATCTGTTGTTCCATTTTTAGTAGTTCAACTCCCACAATTGCTCAATTCAACTTCAGGAAGGCACTTGGCTGTGTTGATTGCTCTCATTATCTCTGTTTCAATGTTCATTATATATTGCCTTTACCAG GTTTTCCAGCCATGGATTCAAAGAAGGAAACTTGCCTTTGTGAAGCACAAGCATGTTATATTCGGGCTCTTAAGACATTTAAAACAGCAAGCACTTGGAAGACTCCTGACAGAAAGTGGGGAACcagataaagaaataatagacAA GCTATTTTCAAGAATCGACGCGAATAAGAATGGACTTCTTTCAGCTTCTGAACTGAGAGCGTTAATCGTTGGCATTCAGTTCGAGGCGATCGACTTAGATCATGATGATGCTGTTAACAAAATACTGAGCGACTTCGATACTTCTCGTGATTCCCATGTCGATGCTACCGAGTTTGCCAATGGGATCATTAGATGGCTAGCTCATGTACAAGGAGCAAGAACTGGCAGAGCTGATGATGGTCCTCACACAATGAAATACCTGCATAACTTTCATCAA GAAACAAAGAGGGAGCATGATTTGCTGGATGTCGGGGAACAGAGCGACGAGGTTGTAGAGGGTGTCGAGGAGAGCAAGGGAGTGTTGATCAGAGCCATACTCTTCTTGTTGCTTGGAACAGCCATTGCTGCTGCCTTTGCCGATCCTTTGGTCGACGTTGTACATAACTTCTCCAATGCAACGAGTATCCCTGCGTTCTTCATTTCGTTTATCGCTTTGCCTTTAGCAACCAACTCCAGTGAAGCAGTCTCTGCCATAATCTTCGCAAGCCGTGACAAGCGAAAAACCGCCTCCTTAACATTTTCTGAG TTATATGGAGCAGTGACAATGAACAATGTGCTTTGTCTATCTGTGTTCTTGGCTCTTGTTTATCTGAGAGGATTGGTTTGGAACTTTTCTTCTGAAGTATTGGTTATTCTGGTCGTTACGATGATCATGGGACTGCTCGGGAGCTTCCGAACCGCGTTCCCGCTGTGGACAGCCCTGGTGGCTCTCCTTCTCTACCCCCTGTCTCTTGTGCTGGTCTATGTCCTTGATTATGTGTTTGGTTGGTCATAG